Proteins encoded together in one Bacillota bacterium window:
- a CDS encoding SEC-C domain-containing protein, protein MNTDAGKINTVGNILRRPILLRRSTGIEIPRFKACPCGSGRNFYDCCAGKVVTLDQVRWRITARELKRKLGSFAQQPAFNEAAIWAQHLYLSGMAGSLFSLDDDFVSERCFEWFIFDFPVSGTETIVEIYRKASVGDLDKKEITLLGWWESAPNAFYEVKALGDQSIFVEDILSGETFHVRGFENPSDVILGSILYLRLLRVGEEFEFSTTGLSLPREAKEALLSWLKKDYKAYKRLVGKKKADWNSYFRQRAHRITALATTLGSAGQDNSVKAEDVWGERLNNLIYLLEEHILREIIRSQVRRERWREFFGKVVKETKEDSEPGQKGAGKKKRAGSEGFAWPQPEHAEVARLVTQDLKKRGKIKLVGEALKLWYKFCTLNEPAVRKVAAWAAAVVYMVSRLEGNRAVKQERLASEYGVSVSAVSMKYRMLCRSLGIF, encoded by the coding sequence ATGAATACAGATGCAGGAAAAATAAACACTGTGGGGAATATACTAAGAAGACCAATACTGTTAAGGAGGTCTACCGGCATAGAAATCCCTCGTTTTAAAGCTTGTCCGTGCGGCAGCGGCCGGAATTTTTACGATTGTTGCGCCGGTAAGGTCGTAACCCTCGATCAGGTACGCTGGCGGATAACGGCCAGGGAATTGAAAAGAAAGCTTGGTTCTTTCGCGCAGCAGCCGGCATTCAACGAAGCGGCAATTTGGGCGCAGCATTTGTATCTGAGCGGCATGGCAGGAAGCCTGTTCTCCCTCGACGACGATTTTGTCAGTGAACGTTGTTTCGAGTGGTTTATTTTCGATTTTCCGGTAAGCGGAACAGAAACAATAGTTGAAATATATCGCAAGGCATCAGTAGGAGACCTGGACAAGAAAGAAATCACCCTCCTGGGTTGGTGGGAAAGCGCTCCCAACGCCTTTTATGAAGTAAAAGCCCTGGGTGATCAATCCATATTCGTGGAAGACATCCTGAGCGGGGAGACCTTCCACGTGCGGGGGTTCGAAAACCCGTCGGATGTTATCCTCGGCAGCATATTATATCTCCGCCTGCTTCGGGTGGGTGAGGAGTTTGAGTTTTCTACGACGGGCTTATCACTGCCCCGGGAAGCGAAGGAAGCGTTACTGTCATGGTTGAAGAAAGACTATAAGGCTTACAAACGATTGGTAGGTAAGAAAAAGGCCGATTGGAATTCTTATTTCCGGCAAAGGGCGCACCGTATCACCGCTCTGGCGACCACTCTGGGCTCAGCCGGACAGGACAACAGCGTTAAGGCGGAGGATGTGTGGGGAGAACGTCTGAACAACCTCATTTACCTTCTTGAAGAACACATCCTGCGCGAAATAATCCGCAGCCAGGTCAGGCGGGAGCGGTGGAGGGAGTTTTTCGGAAAGGTAGTCAAGGAAACCAAGGAGGATTCTGAGCCGGGTCAGAAGGGAGCCGGAAAAAAGAAAAGGGCGGGATCGGAAGGTTTTGCCTGGCCGCAACCCGAGCACGCGGAAGTGGCGCGTTTGGTGACGCAGGACCTGAAAAAGCGCGGCAAGATTAAGCTGGTCGGCGAAGCCCTCAAGTTGTGGTATAAGTTCTGTACCTTGAATGAGCCTGCGGTAAGGAAGGTTGCGGCATGGGCGGCGGCGGTCGTTTACATGGTTTCGCGCCTGGAAGGGAACCGGGCGGTTAAACAGGAGCGGCTGGCGTCCGAATACGGTGTTTCGGTATCGGCCGTATCGATGAAATACCGCATGCTGTGTCGTTCACTTGGTATATTTTAG
- a CDS encoding DedA family protein has protein sequence MVGGEVFYVLEKIVALTVQYIASMGYWGIALGMAIESCNIPLPSEVILPFGGYLVAQGKLNFYLAALAGNVGGTIGSIVSYYIGHKGGRPFIERYGRYFWVSQRELAVADRWFERWGDTTVFFTRLLPVIRTFISFPAGITRMNFKRFVVYTFFGSLPWSLFLTYLGVKLGQHWELLRGWFHRFDVVILAAIIAGVVLFIWRRRQ, from the coding sequence ATGGTCGGGGGAGAGGTGTTTTATGTGTTAGAAAAGATTGTGGCGCTGACCGTTCAATACATCGCCTCAATGGGTTATTGGGGGATCGCTTTGGGAATGGCGATCGAAAGCTGCAATATCCCTCTGCCGAGCGAGGTGATCCTTCCTTTCGGCGGGTATCTGGTGGCCCAGGGGAAACTCAATTTCTACCTTGCGGCGCTTGCGGGAAACGTGGGCGGGACGATCGGCTCCATCGTGTCTTACTACATCGGGCATAAGGGCGGGCGCCCTTTTATCGAACGATACGGCCGCTACTTCTGGGTTTCGCAGCGCGAACTGGCCGTGGCCGACCGTTGGTTCGAACGTTGGGGCGATACCACCGTATTCTTTACACGTCTTCTACCAGTCATCCGGACCTTCATATCGTTTCCGGCCGGCATCACCCGGATGAATTTCAAGCGCTTTGTCGTTTATACCTTCTTCGGTTCGCTGCCATGGAGTCTGTTCCTGACCTATCTGGGTGTTAAACTGGGCCAGCACTGGGAACTGCTGCGGGGGTGGTTCCACCGGTTCGACGTGGTAATTCTCGCGGCGATTATCGCCGGTGTGGTCCTTTTTATCTGGCGGCGGCGGCAGTGA